Proteins from a genomic interval of Sesamum indicum cultivar Zhongzhi No. 13 unplaced genomic scaffold, S_indicum_v1.0 scaffold00164, whole genome shotgun sequence:
- the LOC105179471 gene encoding uncharacterized protein At1g01500, whose product MCRGFQQNERERLKIKAFSTRLSASCSKNKARLPDFLTLHYLPRINGSLMEINGSNLRPDSPAFVTLHRVLSSESSRGAVYASKERVAVCEGVRFEIYVGDVKVLKGIFRKDEGEKWKMDCKLEDFVEGVDDAEVLVAPEGPAAVMSEKMEMVGDRRRRQRRRRKCCELEEIPEEREEGELGSDMCRCCECSGEEGIEGGENDMEVEMEMEMEMEGVKWAVDVGIWVVCLGVGYLVSRASSPNRLRRKKRFI is encoded by the coding sequence atgtgtcGCGGGTTTCAACAGAACGAGAGAGAACGCTTGAAAATCAAAGCGTTCTCCACCCGGTTATCGGCTTCGTGCTCCAAGAACAAAGCCCGCTTACCCGATTTCTTGACCCTGCATTATCTTCCCCGCATCAACGGAAGCCTCATGGAGATAAACGGGTCAAACCTCCGACCCGACTCACCCGCTTTCGTGACGCTCCATCGGGTTTTGTCGAGTGAGAGCAGCAGAGGCGCGGTGTACGCAAGCAAAGAGAGAGTGGCGGTTTGTGAAGGGGTGAGGTTCGAGATATACGTGGGGGATGTGAAGGTGTTGAAGggaatttttagaaaagatgAGGGAGAAAAGTGGAAGATGGACTGCAAGTTGGAAGACTTCGTGGAGGGGGTGGATGACGCTGAGGTGTTGGTTGCGCCGGAGGGTCCGGCTGCGGTGATGAGCGAGAAGATGGAGATGGTGGGGGATCGGCGGCGGCGGCAGAGGAGGAGGCGTAAGTGTTGTGAGCTAGAGGAGATTCCAGAAGAGAGGGAGGAGGGGGAGTTGGGATCGGATATGTGCAGGTGCTGTGAGTGTAGTGGGGAGGAGGGAATTGAGGGTGGGGAGAATGATATGGAGGTggagatggagatggagatggagatggaGGGAGTGAAGTGGGCGGTGGACGTGGGGATTTGGGTAGTGTGTCTTGGTGTAGGGTACTTGGTCTCCAGAGCTTCTTCTCCCAACAGATTGAGGAGAAAAAAGAGATTTATATGA
- the LOC105179472 gene encoding uncharacterized protein LOC105179472 encodes MGEHSSTDKLSPGLSGKLKISDGDGMNDTNDLQKVLVGRYYIEEEEEEEDEFSEEALLVQMGYAKSESIRDTLKGPERQYYDEAEEEEEEDLSEESLLAEMGYLKNEPPKHEPITAPMADLHLVSALKGSREKEGKPAKCRVSWAPDVYDPPSTSEEHIAMSKTERNKSEQKVKGAAGKNRQRAGGKGVAAGEVGGKGSRGGGSKGNVRGGKAAGKGKDKKQAKKHGGRASKYSDSDE; translated from the coding sequence ATGGGAGAGCATAGTTCAACAGACAAGCTAAGCCCTGGCTTGTCAGGCAAGCTAAAGATCAGTGATGGGGATGGAATGAACGATACAAATGATTTGCAGAAAGTTCTTGTAGGGAGATATTACattgaggaggaggaggaagaggaagatgaaTTTTCAGAAGAAGCATTGTTAGTGCAGATGGGCTACGCGAAATCTGAATCCATAAGAGATACGTTAAAAGGGCCGGAAAGGCAATATTATGATGAGgcagaagaggaagaggaggaggattTATCAGAAGAATCATTACTGGCTGAAATGGGCTATCTAAAGAATGAACCACCCAAACACGAACCAATTACCGCGCCAATGGCTGATCTACATCTTGTTTCTGCTCTCAAAGGGAGTCGCGAGAAAGAAGGCAAGCCAGCTAAATGCCGAGTTTCTTGGGCACCAGACGTGTATGATCCACCTTCTACATCTGAGGAACATATTGCAATGAGCAAGACTGAGAGGAATAAGAGTGAGCAGAAGGTGAAGGGTGCAGCTGGGAAGAACAGGCAAAGGGCTGGTGGCAAAGGGGTGGCAGCAGGTGAAGTCGGAGGCAAGGGGAGTAGAGGTGGAGGCAGCAAAGGAAATGTGAGAGGAGGGAAGGCAGCAGGAAAAGGTAAGGATAAGAAACAGGCTAAGAAGCATGGTGGCAGAGCTAGCAAATATTCTGATTCTGATGAGTAA
- the LOC105179473 gene encoding protein DELAY OF GERMINATION 1, which produces MENNDEGSRLSCFREWMSLQEQDLSELLQSLRLNNADGDDHTAELSQLVEKNIRHFQEYLCRRVSLAREDVYPYFSPTWCTSLEGSMLWAGGCRPSIFIRLVYALSGKEISSRLDEYLHGNRTGGLGELSPSQINSINSLQLKTIREEEKLSSKLASMQEEMADQPIAIIAKELAAHSEASTEAEEALKSLAVSMTSMLEEADNLRLNTLKELMSILTPVQAVDFLATGRKLHLCIHAWGRRRDQKHARH; this is translated from the coding sequence ATGGAAAATAATGATGAAGGTTCTCGGCTCAGTTGCTTCAGGGAGTGGATGAGCCTCCAAGAGCAAGACCTTTCTGAGCTCCTACAGTCACTTCGCCTCAACAATGCTGATGGGGATGATCATACAGCAGAGCTGAGCCAActtgttgaaaaaaatattaggcaCTTTCAAGAATACCTTTGCCGGCGAGTCAGCCTGGCTCGAGAGGATGTTTACCCCTACTTCTCTCCCACCTGGTGCACATCACTTGAGGGCTCCATGTTGTGGGCCGGAGGCTGCAGACCGTCGATATTTATAAGGCTCGTTTATGCTCTGTCTGGGAAGGAAATCTCATCCCGTCTGGATGAATATCTTCATGGCAATAGAACTGGTGGGCTTGGCGAGCTCTCACCGAGTCAAATCAACTCAATCAACAGTTTGCAGCTGAAGACAATTCGGGAGGAAGAAAAGCTATCGTCAAAGTTGGCCAGTATGCAAGAGGAGATGGCTGATCAGCCTATTGCCATCATTGCAAAGGAACTGGCAGCACACAGTGAGGCCAGCACGGAAGCCGAGGAGGCCCTGAAGTCGCTTGCCGTGTCAATGACCAGTATGCTGGAAGAGGCTGATAATCTGCGGTTGAACACGCTGAAAGAGCTGATGAGTATATTGACCCCAGTTCAGGCTGTCGATTTTCTGGCCACCGGAAGAAAACTTCATCTTTGCATCCATGCATGGGGCAGGAGGAGGGATCAAAAGCACGCAAGGCACTGA
- the LOC105179503 gene encoding protein DELAY OF GERMINATION 1-like: MEDGFQGSHRCFNEWMNLQEQDLSELLQSLSLNDADGDDHTADLRELVDKNIRHFQEYASQRARLARNHVSPFFSPTWCTSLEGSMLWAGGCRPSIFVRLVYVLSGKELASHLDEYLHGGRSGGLGELSASQINSINSLQLRTIQQEDKLSANLASIQEEMADQPIFIIAKELAACSQTSTEADEALNALTASLIGVLGEADSLRLNTLKELTSILTPVQSVDFIATARKLHLCVHAWGRRRDREHGRH, from the coding sequence ATGGAAGATGGTTTTCAAGGTTCTCACCGTTGCTTCAATGAATGGATGAACCTCCAAGAGCAAGACCTCTCGGAGCTCCTCCAGTCGCTTAGCCTCAATGATGCTGATGGAGATGATCACACTGCGGACCTGCGCGAACTtgttgacaaaaatattaggCACTTCCAAGAATACGCTAGCCAGCGAGCCAGGCTGGCTAGGAACCATGTCTCCCCCTTCTTCTCGCCTACCTGGTGCACTTCACTTGAGGGCTCCATGTTGTGGGCTGGAGGCTGCAGACCGTCGATATTTGTAAGGCTTGTTTATGTTCTTTCTGGGAAGGAACTGGCATCCCATTTGGACGAATATCTTCATGGTGGTAGAAGTGGTGGGCTTGGTGAGCTCTCAGCGAGTCAAATCAACTCAATTAACAGTTTGCAGCTCAGGACAATCCAGCAGGAAGATAAGCTATCTGCAAACTTGGCCAGTATACAAGAGGAGATGGCGGATCAGCCTATTTTCATCATTGCCAAGGAACTGGCAGCATGCAGCCAGACCAGCACCGAAGCGGATGAGGCACTGAATGCCCTTACCGCCTCCTTGATCGGTGTGTTGGGAGAGGCTGATAGTCTGCGGTTAAATACGCTGAAGGAGCTGACGAGTATACTGACCCCAGTTCAGTCTGTGGATTTCATAGCCACGGCAAGAAAGCTTCATCTTTGCGTCCATGCATGGGGCAGGAGGAGGGATCGTGAGCATGGGAGGCACTGA